From Mycteria americana isolate JAX WOST 10 ecotype Jacksonville Zoo and Gardens chromosome 4, USCA_MyAme_1.0, whole genome shotgun sequence, one genomic window encodes:
- the MED28 gene encoding mediator of RNA polymerase II transcription subunit 28: protein MAGALSGMFANQPPGPPPPPGPPGGPGPAGLIPPPTGLRNPNNTLVDELEASFEACFASLVSQDYVNGTDQEEIRTGVDQCIQKFLDVARQTECFFLQKRLQLSVQKPEQVIKEDVSELRNELQRKEALIQKHLGKLRHWQQVLEDISVQHKKPAEMPQGPLAYLEQASANIPAPMKQT, encoded by the exons ATGGCGGGCGCGCTGAGCGGCATGTTCGCCAAccagcccccggggccgccgccgccgccgggccctcccggcgggcccggcccggccggcctCATCCCGCCTCCGACGGGGCTGCGCAATCCCAACAACACGCTCGTGGACGAGCTGGAAGCGTCCTTCGAG GCCTGCTTCGCCTCGCTGGTGAGCCAGGACTACGTGAACGGCACGGACCAGGAGGAGATCCGCACCG GTGTTGATCAGTGCATCCAGAAGTTTCTGGATGTTGCAAGACAAACTGAATgcttttttctacaaaaaagaCTGCAACTATCAGTCCAGAAACCAGAGCAAGTAATTAAAGAG GATGTTTCAGAATTAAGAAATGAATTGCAGAGAAAAGAAGCATTAATTCAGAAACATTTGGGTAAACTGCGACACTGGCAACAGGTTCTGGAAGATATCAGTGTACAGCACAAAAAGCCTGCAGAAATGCCTCAAGGTCCATTAGCTTACCTAGAACAAGCATCTGCTAATATTCCTGCTCCAATGAAGCAAACGTga